From Micromonospora echinospora:
GAGGCCGTCGATCATGTGGTCGCCGATGCCGCTGGCAGCCTTTCGCTCCTGTTCGGAGCCGCCGCCGGTCTGGTCGATGAGCACCGTCCAGTCGTGGTCGGCGGCGGCGGTGACGACGTGCCGGGCCAGCTCGGCGAAGTAGGGGATGTCGAGTTCGGGCACGGCCAGGGCGATCACCCCGGTACGCCCTTTGCGCAGGTTGCGGGCCGACAGGTTGGGCCGGTAGTTGAGTGCGGCGATGGCCTCCTCGACCCGGGCCCGGGTGTCGGCGCGTACGTGTTGGTAGCCGTTGACGACGTTGGAGACGGTCTTCACCGACACTCCGGCCCGCTCCGCGACGTCCTTGAGCCTGTGCCGCACTGAACTGTCCTCCCGGTGAACGCTGGCCGCACTGTACCGCGTCACGACGACGTAACAACCTCTTTACACGAGCACTTACAACGTTGTAGAAACCACTGACAGGGGGGTGGCCGCGGTCACCGGCAACACCAGTGGGAAAGAGGTTGGCATCGTGCCGAACGCGCAGCTCACGATCGATCCGGCGTTCCGGATCGGGCCGGCGGACCGCCGGATCTTCGGTTCCTTCGTCGAGCACATGGGGCGCTGCGTCTACGGCGGGGTGTACGAACCGGGGCACCCCGCCGCCGACCCGAGGGGTCTGCGGCGCGACGTGCTGGACCTGACCCGCGAACTGGGCGTCTCGGTCGTCCGGTACCCGGGCGGGAACTTCGTCTCCAGCTACCGCTGGGAGGACGGCGTCGGTCCGGCCGGTGACCGCCCGCGCCGGCTCGACCTGGCCTGGAAGACCATCGAGACGAACGAGTTCGGCCTGGACGAGTTCATGACCTGGGCGGCCGAGGCCGGGGTCGAGCCGATGATGGCTGTCAACCTCGGCACCCGCGGCGTGGCCGAGGCGCTCGACCTGCTGGAGTACACCAACCACCCGGGCGGCACCCAACTGTCCGACCTGCGCCGCAAGCACGGCGCCGAGCAGCCGTACGGGGTGCGGCTGTGGTGCCTCGGCAACGAGATGGACGGGCCGTGGCAGGTCGGGCACAAGACCGCCGACGAGTACGGCCGCCTCGCCGCCGAGACCGCGCGCGCCATGAAGATGATCGACCCGTCGATCAGCCTGGTCGCCTGCGGAAGCTCCAACCGGGGCATGCCCACGTTCGCCGCGTGGGAGGCCACCGTGCTGGAGCACACCTACGAGCACGTCGACTACATCTCCGCCCACACCTACTACGACCCGTCCGACGGCGACCGGGCCAGCCTGCTCGCCTCCGCCGTCGACATGGACGCCTTCATCACCGAGGTCGTCGCCACCGCCGACCACGTGGGCGCCAAGCTGCGGCAGAAGCGCAAGCTGAAGATCTCCTTCGACGAGTGGAACGTCTGGTACCAGTCCCGCCTCCAGGCCGACCTGGACCGGCGCGGCTGGGTCGAGGCGCCCGCGCTGATCGAGGACGACTACACCGCTGTCGACGCGGTGGTCGTCGGCGACCTGCTGATCACGCTGCTCCGGCACGCCGACCGCGTCGGGGTGGCCTGCCAGGCGCAGCTCGCCAACGTGATCGCCCCGATCCGTACCCGAAACGGCGGCCCGGCCTGGCGGCAGAGCATCTTCCACCCGTTCGCCCTGACCGCCCGGTACGCGCGCGGCACCGTGCTGCGGACCGAGCCCACCGGCCCCACCTACGAGACCCGCCGGTACGGCGACGTGCCCGCGCTGGACACCGTCGCCGTGCACGACGAGGAGACCGGCGAGCTGGCCGTCTTCGCCGTCAACCGAAGCCCGCAGGACCTTCCGCTCGACCTGGACCTGCGCGGCCTGCCCGGCCTGCGGGCCGAGGCGCACACCACTGTGGCGGCCGGGACCGAACCGGACGCCACGAACACCGAAGCGGACCCGGAGCGGGTCACGCCCCGGGACCTGACCACTCCCACAGTCGACGGCGGCCGGGCCTCCGTGCTGCTGCCGGCCACCTCCTGGAACCTGCTGCGCTTCGTGCCAGCACTGTGACCAGGCAATACTCCATCCCGTCCCCCAAGGAGTACCCATGATCCAGAACGAGATGAGCCGGCGGCGCCTGCTCGGGCTCGGCCTCGGTCTCGGCGCGGCGGCCACGATGACGCTGAGCGGCTGTGGCGGCGGCAGCAGCAGCGACAGCTCCGGCGCCTCCGGCAACGGCGGCAAGGACTACACCGGCCCGAAGGTGGACCTGAAGCTGTGGAACGGCTTCACCGGCGGCGACGGCGACATCTTCAAGGCGCTGGTCCAGCAGTTCAACAGCGAGCACCAGAACATCGCGGTCAGTGTGATCACGTACCAGTGGGAGGACTACTACAGCAAGCTCCCCGGCGCGGTCTCCAGCGGCAACGGCCCGGACATCGCGGTCATGCACATGGACCAGCTCGCCACGTTCGCCGCCCGCGGCACGATCACCGAACTGGACGACGTGGCGAAGACCCTGGAGCTGAGCGAGGGCGACTTCGCCCCGACCGTCTGGAAGGGCGGCCTCTACAACGACAAGCGGTACGGCATCCCGCTGGACATGCACCCGCTGGGCTTCTACTACAACAAGGCGGTCATGCAGAAGGCCGGGCTGGACCCGGAGAAGCCGCCGACCACCCGGGACGAGTACACCGCGGCGCTCACCGAGCTGAAGAAGTCGGGCGTGCAGGGGTTCTGGGTCAGCCCGTTCCAGTTCACCGGCGGCATGACCTTCTACAGCCTGCTGCACCAGTGGGGCGGCACGCTGTTCGACGCCGAGGTGGCGAAGGCGACGTTCAACTCCGACCCGGCGGTCGAGGCGTGCACCTGGCTGGTCGACCTGATCAAGCAGGGCCACTCCCCGGCGAACGTCGGCCAGGACGCCGACTACCTGGCGTTCAAGAGCGGCAAGAACGCGTTCAACTGGAACGGCATCTGGCAGATCAGCGATCTGAAGAAGAGCTCGAACGTGCAGTGGGGCGTCGCGCCGCTGCCGCAGATCGGCAGCCAGCAGGCCGCCTGGGCGAACTCGCACAACTTCACCATCGTCAAGCAGCGCTCCGCGAACGCGAACAAGACCGCCGGGGCGAAGGTGTTCATCAACTGGCTGAGCCAGCACTCGCTGGACTGGGCCAAGGGCGGCCAGGTGCCGGCCCGCAAGGCCGTCCGCGAGAGCAGCGAGTTCAAGGGCCTCACCGAGGTCAACGCGCTCGCCCCGGAGCTGGAGTACGCCGCGTTCCCGCCGGCCGCGCCCGGTCTCGGCGAGACCATGCTGACCTTCTACAGCGCCTTCAACGAGGCGGCGCTGGGCAAGAAGTCGCCGAAGCAGGCGCTCGACGACGGCGTGGCCAAGGCGAACAAGCAGCTCGAGGACAACCGCAAGAAGTACGGGAACTGATCCGCCGTGGCGGACGTGATCGAGGCCGGGGCGGCGCGTGAGAACGCGCCGCCCCCGGCGGCGCCCACCCGCCGCCGGGGCGCGACGGAACGCGGCAACCGCACGACGCCGTACCTCTTCCTCGCGCCGTACCTGATCCTGTTCGGCGTCTTCGGCCTCGCGCCGATCCTGTTCGGGGTCTGGATCAGCCTGCACCAGTGGGACCTGCAACTGCCCAACCGGCCGTTCGTCGGGCTCGGCAACTACCGGGACCTGTTCTCCAGCGACTCGGCCATCTACGGGGACTGGTGGTCGAGCGTCCGGGCCACCGGGACCTTCACGCTGTTCTCCGTGCCGCTGCTCGTGGTGATCCCGCTCGGGCTGGCGCTGCTGCTCAACCGCTCGTTCCCCGGCCGGACGTTCTTCCGGGCCGCGTTCTTCGCCCCGTACGTGCTCGGCGTGGCGGTGATCGGCCTGCTCTGGCGGTTCCTGCTCGACGCCAACCTGGGCCTGGTCAACCGGCTGCTCGGCGTGGTCGGCCTCCCCTCGGACACACCCTGGGTGACCGACGTGCCGTGGGCCTGGATCTCGCTCGTCGGCGTGACCGTCTGGTGGACCTGCGGCTTCAACGCGGTGATCTACCTGGCCGGTCTCCAGGACATCCCGGCCGAGCTGTACGAGGCGGCGAAGGTCGACGGCGCGGGCGCCTGGGACCGGTTCCGCCACGTCACGATCCCCGGCCTGCGCCCGGTCATGCTGTTCGTCTTCACCACCACGATCCTCGCGTCGGCGAACGTCTTCGGGCAGGCGTTCCTGATCACCCAGGGCGCGCCCGGCGAGCAGACCCGGACCGTGGTCTGGCGGATCGTCGACGAAGGACTTCGGGACTACGACGCCGGGCGGGCCGCCGCGATGAGCGTGTTCTTCGCGCTGATGCTGGCGGTGGTGAGCGTCGTCAACTTCCGGCTGTTCCGCTACCGGGAAGACTGAGGGGGACGACATGAGGAACGTACGCGCGGTGGCGCGCTACGGCGTACTGCTCCTGATCACCGCGATCTTCGTGACCCCCCTGGTCTGGATGCTGCTGACCTCGGTGAAGACGTACGAGGACGCGCAGCAGGTGCCGCCGGGCTGGCTGCCGAACCCGTTCTCCACCTACGGCTACGAGCAGATCATCGACAACACGGCGAATCCGGTGCTGCGCTGGTTCGTCAACAGCATGCTCGCGGCGACCCTGCACACGCTGCTGGTGCTGGTGACCGCGTCGATGGCCGCGTACGCGCTGGCCCGGATGCGGTTCCGCGGGCGCAAACTGCTGTTCGCGCTGATCGTGGGCACGCTGTTCCTGCCGCCCACCTCGTTGATCATCCCGAACTTCATCATCGCCGAGCGGCTGAGCTGGATCGACACGCTCACAGTGGTGATCGTGCCGGGCGCGGCCAGCGCGTTCGGGGTGTTCTTCCTGCGCCAGTTCTTCCTCTCCATCCCGGCCGAACTGGAGGAGGCGGCGGTGCTGGACGGGGCGAACCACTGGCAGATCTTCCGCCAGGTGCTGCTGCCGCTGTCGAAACCGGCACTGGCCACGCTCGCGGTGCTGTCGTTCCTGACCAACTGGAACGACTTCCTCTGGCCGGTGTACGTGCTGTTCAGCCCGGAACGGCTGACCCTGCCGGCGGGCCTGGGCCTGCTCCAGGGCGCGTACGTGACCGACTACCCCGTCATCATGGCGGGCGCGGTACTGGCCAGCGTGCCGGTGCTGATCCTGTTCGTGCTCGCCCAGCGGCACGTCATTCAGGGTGTCTCCCGCAGCGGCCTGAAGGGATGAACGCCGGGCGAACGAGGCGACGCGGCGCGGCGGCGGTCCTGGCCGCCGCGCTGCTCGTCGCCGGTTGCGGCAGCACACCCACCCCGTCGAGTACGCCGGAGGACGCGCGCGTGTTCACCAACCCGGTCGTCCGCAGTGACGCCCCCGACCCGCAGGCGATCCGGGTCGGCGACACCTGGTACCTGTTCCACACAAACGCCGTCGGCCGGAACGTACCGGTGCTCACCTCACCCGACCTGGTCGACTGGACGCCGGCCGGCGACGCGCTGCCGGCGCTGCCCGACTGGGCGGACGCGGGGAAGACGTGGGCGCCCGAGGTGATCCAGTTGGCCCCGGACCGGTTCGTCCTCTACTACACGGTGGCCGACCGGGCCTCCGGCCGGCAGTGCCTGAGCCGGGCGGTGGCGAGCACCCCGCTCGGCCCGTACGCGGACGACTCGGACCGGCCGCTTGTCTGCCAGGCGGACCTGGGCGGCTCGATCGACGCCAGCCCGTTCCGGGACACCGACGGCAGCCTGTGGCTGCTGTGGAAGAACGACGGCAACGCGATCGGTGTGGACACCTGGCTCTGGTCGCAGCGCCTCTCCCCGGACGGGCTGCGGCTGACCGGTCCGGCGGCGAAGCTGCTGCGGCAGACCGAGCCCTGGGAGGGCACGCTGATCGAGGGGCCGTTCCTGCACCGGCACGACGGGAAGCTGTTCCTGTTCTTCGCCGCGAACGCGTACGACAAGGGCGCCTACGCCGAGGGGTACGCGGTCTGCGAGAGCCCGGCCGGGCCGTGCGTGAAGGCGCCGGAGAACCCGATCCTGCGCGGCAACGAGGTGGCCTCCGGGCCGGGGCACGCCTCGATCGTCGAGCACGACGGCCGTACCTGGCTGCTCTACCACGCCTGGCCGCCGGGCCTGGAGGGCGCGACCGATCCGGGCCGGCAGGTGTGGCTGGACGAGATCGTCTGGGAGAACGGCAGGCCGGTGGTGAAGGGTCCCACCGGGTCCGCCCAGCCCCGCCCGTAAGGAAGGGCCCCTTCTTAACGCCTCCGGTAGTAGAAGGGCCCCTTCTTAACGCGCGGCGTTAAGAAGGGGCCCTTCCTTCGGGGGCCCGCCTCAGGGGGTGGGGGCGGGCTCGGGGGTGTCCGAGTGCTCGCGCCGGGCGAGCCGGTTCTTGCGGTGGCCGTACCCGAAGTAGATGACCGCGCCGAGCAGCATCCACGCGAGGAACCGCAGCCAGGTCTCCACCGACAGGTTCAGGCTCAGGTAGAGGCACGCCACGGCGGTGACGATCGGCAGCACCGGCGAGAACGGCACCTTGAACGGCCGCTCCAGGTCGGGGCGGCGCCTGCGCAGGATCGGCACCGCGATCGCGACCAGCGTGAACGCGCAGAGCGCGCCGATGCTGACCAGGTCGGCGAGCGCGGACAGCGGCAGGAAACCGGCGAGCAGCGCCACCGCGACGGTCATGATCCCGGCGATCCGGTACGGGGTGCCCCAGCGCGGATGCACCTTGGCGATGGCGGGCGGGATGAGCCCGTCCCGGGCGATGGCGAAGCCGATCCGGCCCATGGCGACCAGGTCGACCAGGATCACGCTGGTGAGCCCGGCGACGGCGGCGATGGAGACGAGCACCGCGGCCCAGCCGGCGCCGACCGCCCGGAACGCGGACGCGATCGGCGCGCCCTCGTCGATCTCGGTGTACTTGACCATGCCGACCACGACGAGCGAGACGCCGATGTAGAGCACGGTGGAGATGACGAGCGTGCCGAGCAGGCCCAGCGGCAGGTCCCGCTTGGGCTTGCGGGTCTCCTCACCCAGGTTCGCCACGGCCTCGAACCCGGTGTACGCGAAGAACACCACGGCGGCGGCGGTGAGCACCCCGACGAAGCCGAAGACGGAGGGCTCCAGCCCGAAGATGGCCTGGGTGACCGGTTGCTTGATGCCGTCGTCCCCGGCCCCGGCCGGCTCGGCGGACGGGATGAACGGGCTGAGGTTGGCCGCCTTGACGAAGAACAGCCCGGCGATGATGACGAAGGCGCAGATCGCCACCTTGACCAGCACCAGCACGTTGGTGACCCGGGCGGACTCGCGGATGCCGACGACGGCGACCACGCCGAGCACCAGCACGATGCCGATCGCGCCGAGGTTGACGACGCTGCCCTCCTCGGCGAACCAGGCGCTGGGCAGACCGAACAGGTCGGCGAGGTAGCCGGACCAGCCGCGGGCCACCACCGCCGCGCCGAGCGCGAACTCCAGCAGCAGGTCCCAGCCGATGATCCAGGCGACGATCTCGCCCATCGTCGCGTACGCGTAGGTGTAGGCGCTGCCGGCGGTCGGCACGCTGCTGGCCAGTTCGGCGTAGCAGAGCGCGGCGAGCAGCGCGACCAGGCCGGCGATGCCGAACGAGATCACCACGCCTGGCCCGGCGCTGTTGCGCGCCTCAACACCGGTGAGCGTGAAGATGCCGGTGCCGATCACGATGCCGATGCCGAAGCCCATCAGGTCGACCGCGCCGAGCCGGCGCCGCAGTCCCGGTTTGCCGTCCTCGCCGTCGGCGTCGCCCTGGGCGAGCACGTCCGCGATCGGCTTGGTACGCAGGACCGACATCTGATCACCTCCCCCACCGCGTGGCCGCCACGGTGGCGGTCTGACGCCGGCTAGCTACCCAGCCGTTTTCCGCTCCAATCCCGCACCGCAGGTATCGGAATCGTCACGATCCGGCCGAGTCGGACTGCCCGGGACATCGATCACCGGTCAAGGTCTTGCGCCGGGCACGGATAGATGAAAGTTTCCTACCGGAGGCATGGACAGTGCGGCGAATCTTGCCGCACACCCGCCGCCGATCGTCCCCCCGGACCCGACGAAGGGACCGCACCGCATGAAGGCAACTCGGCTCGGAGCAGCCGCGCTGGCCGCGGCGCTGCTCAGCGCGCTGGTCGCCGGCACGCCGGCGCAGGCCGCACCCGACGACACCAGCACCGCCACTTCCCCCTCCACCGACTGCGTCACCGACCCGGCCACCCCCAAGCGCCAGTTCCGGGCCATGTGGATCGCTTCGGTGACGAACATCGACTGGCCCACCAAGGACTCCTGGACCGCACCGGACCAGGTGGCCAAGCAGAAGGCCGAATACCTGGCCTGGCTCGACCTGGCCCAGAAGCTCAACCACAACGCCGTCGTGGTCCAGGTCCGCCCGACCGCCGACGCGTTCTGGCCCTCGCCGCACGAGCCGTGGTCGGAGTACCTGACCGGCGTACGCGGCAAGAACCCCGGCTGGGACCCGCTGGCCTTCCTGGTCGGCGAGTCACACAAGCGCAACCTGGAGTTCCACGCCTGGTTCAACCCGTACCGCGTCTCCATGCCCGCGCCCGGCGGCGCCGGCGCCGACCTGTCGCAACTGGCCCCGGACAGCCCGGCCCGCCAGCACCCCGACTGGGTCTTCGCCTACCCGCCCGCCGGGGTCGCCGGCAGCCGGCTCTACTACAACCCCGGCGTCCCCGAGGTCCGCGAGTTCGTCCAGACCGCGATGATGGACGCGGTCAAGCGGTACGACATCGACGGCGTGCACTTCGACGACTACTTCTACCCGTACCCGAGCGGCACCCACCAGGTGCCCGACGACGCCACGTTCGCGGCGTACAACAGGGGCTTCACCGACAAGGCCGACTGGCGGCGGGACAACATCAACCTGCTGATCCAGGAGATGAACGCCAAGATCAAGGCAGTGAAGCCGTATGTGAAGTTCGGCGTCAGCCCGTTCGGCATCTGGCGCAACGCGTCTGCCGACCCGAACGGCTCGGACACCACCGGCTCGCAGTCGTACGACATCATCTCCGCCGACTCCCGCAAGTGGGTCAAGGAGGAGTGGATCGACTACATCGTGCCGCAGCTCTACTGGTACATCGGCCAGTACCCGGCTGCCGACTACGCCCGGCTGGTGCCGTGGTGGGCCGAGCAGGTACGCGGCACGCGGGTCCAGCTCTACATCGGCCAGGCCGACTACAAGAGCGGTGACCCGGCGTACGGGTCGTTCTGGATGAACCCGCAGGAGCTGTCGAACCACCTGACGCTCAACCGGTCGTACCCGGAGGTGCTCGGCAACGTGCACTTCTCCGCGGTGCAGGTCCGGGCTGACCGGCTCGGCGCCACCGACATCTACGCGGCCGAGCACTACTCCCGCCCGGCGCTGGTGCCCACCATGACGCACCTGCCGCGCAAGCCGCTGCTGTTCCCGGTGGTCACCAAGGCCCAGCGGGAGGCGGACGGGGTACGCCTGAGCTGGCGGCAGCCGGCCGACGGCAAGGGCCCGCTCGGCACCGCCGCGTCGTACGCGATCTACCGGTTCGACGGGCACGGCCTGGCCGGGCGCTGCGACTTCGCGGACGCCTCCAACCTGGTCGGCACCGTGCGGGCCACCGACGGCCCGGTGCAGTCCTGGGTGGACACCACGGCGGCCGACGGCGCCCGGTACACCTACTACGTGACAGCGCTGGACCGGCTGGCGAACGAGAGCCCGGCGAGCCCGCCGCGCTTCGTACGCTGATTCACCCCGAATGCCCCCGGGCCGCCTCGCCGACCCGGGGGCATTCGTCTGTTTGAGCGGATGTCAGCGAGCGGTCACCCGCAGCGTCGCCCCAGCTCACCCGCTTGATCGACACTTGTCGACATCCGGAGATCCCGGCCACCACCCCGCGGAGGTTCCCGTGTCCCGTCGCCTCGCCACCACTCTCGCCGCCGGAGCACTCGCCCTGCTCACACTGCTCGGCCTGGCCACACCGGCCGCCGCCGCGGTGAGCACCCAGCAGAAGCTGTCCGTCCTGACCAGTTGGACGCAGACCAGCGCGTCCAGCTACAACGCCTGGAACAGCGCCCGGCAGAACCGGTCGCCCTGGACCGAGTACGGCTTCGACTGGTCCACCGACTACTGCTCGTCCAGCCCGGACAACCCGATCGGCTTCAACTTCAAGCTCTCCTGCTACCGGCACGACTTCGGCTACCGCAACCACAAGGCGATGGGCGTCTTCTCCGCCAGCAAGTCCCGGCTGGACAACGCCTTCTACGCCGACCTGAAGCGGGTCTGCGCCACGTACAACGCGGTGGTCCGGCCCGCCTGCTACAGCCTCGCCTGGACGTACTACCAGGCAGTGAGCGTCTTCGGTTCGGTCGCCGCCGTGTCCCAGGCCGACCTCGACCGCGCCGCCCGGATGAAGGCCGACGCCGAACGCCGCGCCGCCGCGCGCGCCTGACGCACCACGCGGGGAGTCCGCCGCACGGCGGGCTCCCCGCCATGTGGCGGGCTCGCCCCCTCAGCCCGCCGTGCTGCGTGGCTGGAACGCCGGCCAGGAGCCCTGCGCGGTGAAGCCGAACCGGGGTGAGTCGGCTGCCAGGTCCGGGTGCTCGACGTGCAGCGCCAGCGCCGCCACCTCGTCCAGCCGCAGTCCCGCCCCGGCGCCGTACGCGGCGTCGAACGCCTCGTCGCCGAGAACCCGGCGCAACTCCGCCTGCCGGGCCGCCCAGTACGGGCCGTATATCCCCGGCGTGGCCCGCAGGTTCGACCGGGTGGCCTGCGCCGCGCCGAACAGCCGGGCCGCGGCGAGCGCGTCCCCGGCCAGCGCGCAGCGCACCGCTATCGCGTTTATCGTGTCGCAGGCCCGGCCCAGGTAGCCGTGGCTCATCCGCGACCGCAACGCCACCAGCAGGTGCTCGTGCGCCGCGACCAGGTCACCCCGGGCCAGCGCCACCATCCCGAGCAGCATGTCCACCGAACGGCCGCCCCGCTCCGCCGGCCGGGACGCCTCGACCGGGCGGGCCCCGGCGAGCACGTCGGCCGCCTCGTCCAGCGCGCCCCGGCGCCAGAGCAGCTCGGCCAGGTTGTAGACGGCGAGCAGCGCGTCCCCCACCACGTCCTGCGCGTACGCCCAGTCGATCACCTCACGGCAGATCCGCTCCGCCTCGGCGAACTGGCCCATGTCGACAAGCGGCGCCGCGCGCCCGGCCAGCACCCGGGCCAGCAGACCCCGGTCGCCGGACTGCCGGGCGGCCGCCTCGGCCCGCTGCGAGTACCGCAGCTCCTCGCCGAACTCGCCGTCCGCCCCCGCGTGCAGCGAATGCATGTGGTACGCGGCGGCCAGCTCGGCCTCCGGCATCACCTCGCCGGTCTCGGCGAGCCGGCCGTAGAGCCGGAACAGCCATAGCCGCCCCTCCCGGGCCAGCCCGCGCTCCCGCCACCACTGGTCCAGGTCGCCGGCCAGGCGCAATCCCGCCCGGGCGCTGCCGCCGGTGGCGCACCAGCGCAGCGCGGCCCGCAACTCGCCGGCCAGCGGGTCCAGCGCGTACAGGGAGAGCGTCACCGGACGGCCGTCCGGCCCGAGGCATGCCCGGTCCAGCGCATGCCGGCACCAGTCCACGTGCCGGTCCCGGGCGCTCTGCTCCTCGCCCGCCTCGACCAGCCGCCGGGCCGCGTACGCCCGGATCGGGTCGAGCATCCGGTACGTGCTGCCCGAGGCGTGCGGCTCGGCCAGCACCATCGACTTGTCCACGAGCACCGAGAGCGGATCGAGCGGGTCCTCGCCGAGCAGCCACTGCACGGTGGGCAGGTCCACCGGTCCGGCGAACACCGCCATCCAGCGCAGCAGCCGGGCCGAACGCGCGCCGAGCGTCCGGTACGACCAGGTGACGGTGGCCTGGATGGTCAGGTGCCGCTCGCTGGCCGAGCGCTGCACCGCGCGGGTCGCCGGCGTGGGCGGGGCGGCGCCGGTCGCCGCAGCCACCAGGTCCACCGTGTCCTGCTGGTTGCCGCTCCAGCCCGCCTCCACCGGCGGCGGCTCCGCCGTCTCCCGTCCCGCGTCGAGCGTGCCCAGCATGTCGTCCAGCCGCTCCGCCAGCTGCCCGGCGGAGAGCACCCGCAGCCGGGCGGCGGCCAGCTCTATGGCCAGCGGCAGCCCGTCCAGACGGCGCACCACCCGGTGCAGGTCGGCCTGCTCGGCCGCCTCCGGCGCCCGCCCGCCCCGGGCCACGGCCGTGCGGTCCAGCAGCAGCGCAACGGCGTCGCTGCCGCCGTCGGGACCCTCGTCCACCGACAGCGGCGGGATCCGCCACACCACCTCACCGGGTACGCCGAACGACTCCCGGCTGGTCGCCAGCACCCGTACCCCCCGGCCCCCGGCCAGCAGCCGGCTGATCACCTCGGCCGACGCGGCGGTCTGGGCGTCGCAGGTGTCCAGCAGCACGAGCATCCGGCGCGGCGCCGCGTACTCGACGAGGGTGTCGAGCATCGGCCGGCCGGGCTCCGGGCGGAGGCCGAGCACGGCGGCGATCTCGAACGCCACGAGCCCCGGGTCGGTCACCGCGGCGATGTCGACGAACCAGACCCCGTCCGGGTAGTCCTCGACGATCCCGGAGGCCAGCTCCACGGCCAGCCGGGTCTTGCCGGCGCCGCCCGCGCCGAGCACCGTCACCAGGCGGTACGCCTCGACCAGCCGGCCCAGCTCGGCGCGCTCGGCCTGCCGGCCGACGAACGAGGTGACCTGGGTGGGCAGGTTGTGGGCCGTCGCGTCGGCGGTACGCGGACGCGGGAAGCGCCGCTCCAGCCCGGGCGCGACGAGCTGGAACAGCCGCTCCCGGTCGTCGAAGCCGCGCAGCCGGTGCAGGCCGAGGTCCAGCAGGGACACACCGTCCGGCAGCGGCTCGGCGTGCCGGGCGGTGGCGGCCGAGCAGAGCACCTGCCCGCCGTGCGCGGCGGCGGCCACCCGGGCGGCCCGGTGCACCTCGGGGCTGGCGTACTCGCCGTCGCGGGGTTCGGCGTAGCCGGTGTGCAGACCC
This genomic window contains:
- a CDS encoding carbohydrate ABC transporter permease, which codes for MADVIEAGAARENAPPPAAPTRRRGATERGNRTTPYLFLAPYLILFGVFGLAPILFGVWISLHQWDLQLPNRPFVGLGNYRDLFSSDSAIYGDWWSSVRATGTFTLFSVPLLVVIPLGLALLLNRSFPGRTFFRAAFFAPYVLGVAVIGLLWRFLLDANLGLVNRLLGVVGLPSDTPWVTDVPWAWISLVGVTVWWTCGFNAVIYLAGLQDIPAELYEAAKVDGAGAWDRFRHVTIPGLRPVMLFVFTTTILASANVFGQAFLITQGAPGEQTRTVVWRIVDEGLRDYDAGRAAAMSVFFALMLAVVSVVNFRLFRYRED
- a CDS encoding glycoside hydrolase family 43 protein; translation: MNAGRTRRRGAAAVLAAALLVAGCGSTPTPSSTPEDARVFTNPVVRSDAPDPQAIRVGDTWYLFHTNAVGRNVPVLTSPDLVDWTPAGDALPALPDWADAGKTWAPEVIQLAPDRFVLYYTVADRASGRQCLSRAVASTPLGPYADDSDRPLVCQADLGGSIDASPFRDTDGSLWLLWKNDGNAIGVDTWLWSQRLSPDGLRLTGPAAKLLRQTEPWEGTLIEGPFLHRHDGKLFLFFAANAYDKGAYAEGYAVCESPAGPCVKAPENPILRGNEVASGPGHASIVEHDGRTWLLYHAWPPGLEGATDPGRQVWLDEIVWENGRPVVKGPTGSAQPRP
- a CDS encoding amino acid permease, coding for MSVLRTKPIADVLAQGDADGEDGKPGLRRRLGAVDLMGFGIGIVIGTGIFTLTGVEARNSAGPGVVISFGIAGLVALLAALCYAELASSVPTAGSAYTYAYATMGEIVAWIIGWDLLLEFALGAAVVARGWSGYLADLFGLPSAWFAEEGSVVNLGAIGIVLVLGVVAVVGIRESARVTNVLVLVKVAICAFVIIAGLFFVKAANLSPFIPSAEPAGAGDDGIKQPVTQAIFGLEPSVFGFVGVLTAAAVVFFAYTGFEAVANLGEETRKPKRDLPLGLLGTLVISTVLYIGVSLVVVGMVKYTEIDEGAPIASAFRAVGAGWAAVLVSIAAVAGLTSVILVDLVAMGRIGFAIARDGLIPPAIAKVHPRWGTPYRIAGIMTVAVALLAGFLPLSALADLVSIGALCAFTLVAIAVPILRRRRPDLERPFKVPFSPVLPIVTAVACLYLSLNLSVETWLRFLAWMLLGAVIYFGYGHRKNRLARREHSDTPEPAPTP
- a CDS encoding carbohydrate ABC transporter permease encodes the protein MRNVRAVARYGVLLLITAIFVTPLVWMLLTSVKTYEDAQQVPPGWLPNPFSTYGYEQIIDNTANPVLRWFVNSMLAATLHTLLVLVTASMAAYALARMRFRGRKLLFALIVGTLFLPPTSLIIPNFIIAERLSWIDTLTVVIVPGAASAFGVFFLRQFFLSIPAELEEAAVLDGANHWQIFRQVLLPLSKPALATLAVLSFLTNWNDFLWPVYVLFSPERLTLPAGLGLLQGAYVTDYPVIMAGAVLASVPVLILFVLAQRHVIQGVSRSGLKG
- a CDS encoding ABC transporter substrate-binding protein is translated as MIQNEMSRRRLLGLGLGLGAAATMTLSGCGGGSSSDSSGASGNGGKDYTGPKVDLKLWNGFTGGDGDIFKALVQQFNSEHQNIAVSVITYQWEDYYSKLPGAVSSGNGPDIAVMHMDQLATFAARGTITELDDVAKTLELSEGDFAPTVWKGGLYNDKRYGIPLDMHPLGFYYNKAVMQKAGLDPEKPPTTRDEYTAALTELKKSGVQGFWVSPFQFTGGMTFYSLLHQWGGTLFDAEVAKATFNSDPAVEACTWLVDLIKQGHSPANVGQDADYLAFKSGKNAFNWNGIWQISDLKKSSNVQWGVAPLPQIGSQQAAWANSHNFTIVKQRSANANKTAGAKVFINWLSQHSLDWAKGGQVPARKAVRESSEFKGLTEVNALAPELEYAAFPPAAPGLGETMLTFYSAFNEAALGKKSPKQALDDGVAKANKQLEDNRKKYGN
- a CDS encoding alpha-N-arabinofuranosidase — protein: MPNAQLTIDPAFRIGPADRRIFGSFVEHMGRCVYGGVYEPGHPAADPRGLRRDVLDLTRELGVSVVRYPGGNFVSSYRWEDGVGPAGDRPRRLDLAWKTIETNEFGLDEFMTWAAEAGVEPMMAVNLGTRGVAEALDLLEYTNHPGGTQLSDLRRKHGAEQPYGVRLWCLGNEMDGPWQVGHKTADEYGRLAAETARAMKMIDPSISLVACGSSNRGMPTFAAWEATVLEHTYEHVDYISAHTYYDPSDGDRASLLASAVDMDAFITEVVATADHVGAKLRQKRKLKISFDEWNVWYQSRLQADLDRRGWVEAPALIEDDYTAVDAVVVGDLLITLLRHADRVGVACQAQLANVIAPIRTRNGGPAWRQSIFHPFALTARYARGTVLRTEPTGPTYETRRYGDVPALDTVAVHDEETGELAVFAVNRSPQDLPLDLDLRGLPGLRAEAHTTVAAGTEPDATNTEADPERVTPRDLTTPTVDGGRASVLLPATSWNLLRFVPAL